One segment of Desulfosudis oleivorans Hxd3 DNA contains the following:
- a CDS encoding uroporphyrinogen decarboxylase family protein, translating into MTAARKIYEEDTMTAQERFDAVVRLETPDRVPLSMMLYYYAPIHVGVKMSQYMTDPAVYKQVMKKLWADIGPWDIYYNINPSSRLMYNYVMMMRELWPGIELEEDAMAKIDEVQYMEPEDYDQAIESPKWMADILFRLRMLPRFSQEAEGKKTAGMLAAMAFGIIRQGIFWRSDFKWWRDQGAVVQMGYQAEMPFDTFSQARNVINFSADLFKRPEKIGRAATHLSESFANTAVWTARLMGVPTVQCYCHRTSNSFISPKQFEDLAFPSMEIIVNRIVEAGMTPILHCDGDWGKNLKTLRRLPAKKVIIQLDGLTDIFAAKQEIGDHMCIFGDVPAAKLVTGTVSEVDEYCHRLIEEVGRGGGFILAGG; encoded by the coding sequence ATGACAGCGGCACGGAAGATTTATGAAGAAGACACGATGACGGCCCAGGAGCGGTTTGACGCGGTGGTCCGCCTGGAGACCCCGGACCGGGTGCCGCTTTCCATGATGCTCTATTATTACGCGCCCATTCATGTCGGGGTCAAGATGAGCCAGTACATGACAGATCCGGCGGTCTACAAGCAGGTGATGAAAAAGCTGTGGGCCGATATCGGGCCCTGGGACATCTATTACAACATCAATCCTTCCTCCCGGCTGATGTACAACTACGTGATGATGATGCGCGAACTGTGGCCCGGCATTGAGCTGGAAGAAGACGCCATGGCCAAGATCGACGAAGTTCAGTACATGGAGCCGGAGGATTACGACCAGGCGATTGAATCTCCCAAATGGATGGCCGACATCCTTTTCCGGCTGCGCATGCTGCCCCGGTTCAGCCAGGAGGCGGAGGGCAAGAAAACGGCGGGCATGCTTGCGGCCATGGCATTCGGCATCATCCGGCAGGGCATTTTCTGGCGGTCCGATTTCAAATGGTGGCGGGACCAGGGGGCCGTGGTGCAGATGGGCTACCAGGCGGAAATGCCTTTTGACACCTTTTCCCAGGCCCGCAATGTGATCAACTTTTCCGCCGACCTGTTCAAGCGGCCCGAAAAGATCGGCCGGGCCGCCACCCACCTGTCCGAAAGCTTCGCGAATACAGCGGTCTGGACCGCCCGGCTCATGGGCGTGCCCACGGTGCAGTGTTACTGCCACCGCACCTCCAACAGTTTTATTTCGCCAAAACAGTTTGAGGATCTGGCCTTTCCCAGCATGGAGATCATTGTCAACCGGATCGTGGAGGCCGGCATGACGCCCATTCTGCACTGTGACGGCGACTGGGGCAAGAACTTAAAGACCCTGCGCCGCCTGCCGGCAAAAAAAGTTATCATTCAGCTCGACGGGCTCACCGACATCTTTGCCGCCAAGCAGGAGATCGGGGACCACATGTGCATTTTCGGTGACGTGCCGGCGGCCAAGCTGGTTACCGGAACGGTATCCGAGGTGGATGAATACTGCCACCGTCTGATTGAGGAGGTGGGCCGGGGAGGCGGCTTTATTCTCGCCGGTGGCTGA
- a CDS encoding cobalamin B12-binding domain-containing protein, whose translation MNDQQLAALSSFREKFLGFDIDAIDREADGMLTAGVTVRQFLDTCMPIMAEVGERFEKGEYYLPHLVMAGEMFKTASRKIKGSVQAGESGPAIAEIVLGTPMGDIHDLGKDIFGVLAEASGFAVYNLGVDVPPEAFIARLEETGAAFLGLSSLLTTTFGTIEQIVALLDKKGLRKNTQVMLGGGATEQSLVEKLGVDFQTRDAYEGISFIKRLTDGEMKGGSA comes from the coding sequence ATGAACGATCAGCAACTTGCGGCCCTGTCGTCGTTCCGGGAAAAATTTCTGGGATTCGACATCGACGCCATTGACCGGGAGGCGGACGGCATGCTGACCGCCGGGGTCACTGTACGCCAGTTTCTCGACACCTGCATGCCGATTATGGCGGAGGTTGGAGAACGGTTTGAAAAGGGAGAATATTACCTTCCCCATCTGGTGATGGCCGGGGAAATGTTTAAAACCGCCAGCCGCAAGATCAAAGGCTCCGTGCAGGCCGGCGAGTCCGGGCCGGCCATTGCCGAAATCGTTCTGGGCACGCCCATGGGCGACATTCACGACCTGGGAAAGGACATCTTTGGGGTGCTGGCCGAGGCCAGCGGCTTTGCCGTTTACAACCTGGGTGTGGACGTGCCGCCGGAAGCCTTTATCGCCCGCCTGGAAGAGACCGGCGCCGCCTTTCTGGGACTTTCTTCCCTGCTGACCACCACCTTTGGCACCATTGAGCAGATCGTGGCCCTGCTGGATAAAAAGGGATTGCGCAAAAACACGCAGGTCATGCTCGGCGGCGGAGCCACGGAACAGAGCCTGGTGGAAAAGCTGGGCGTGGATTTTCAGACCCGGGACGCCTATGAGGGCATCTCCTTTATCAAGCGGCTGACCGACGGCGAGATGAAAGGAGGAAGCGCATGA
- a CDS encoding TetR/AcrR family transcriptional regulator, whose translation MAQAKQTRGLRRNLKEQLRRDQIKEAAINLFSTKGYQQSTMEDLAAEAGVSKSLIYWYWEGKGALLSELVDTCMNRYIDLLTDAVNSDDPFIDRFYRTLWQYLEISRQSDRLNKLVHFCSLHTPKDKKEDFARQVNNHYRKVLDLLETLISQGIKTGYLPSATDGPAMALALLSLTEGHIYMSILEDRLSLERVYTGIFFLLFDARQKNGSGKANSGAASAAPL comes from the coding sequence ATGGCCCAGGCAAAACAGACGCGCGGTCTGAGAAGAAACCTCAAGGAACAGCTGCGGCGTGACCAGATCAAGGAAGCGGCCATCAACCTGTTTTCCACCAAGGGTTACCAGCAGTCCACCATGGAGGACCTGGCCGCGGAAGCCGGTGTGAGCAAGTCCCTGATTTACTGGTACTGGGAAGGCAAGGGCGCCCTGCTCTCCGAACTGGTAGACACCTGCATGAACCGGTATATCGACCTTCTGACCGATGCGGTCAACTCCGATGATCCTTTTATTGACAGGTTTTACCGGACCCTGTGGCAGTATCTTGAAATTTCCCGGCAGAGCGACCGGCTTAACAAGCTGGTCCATTTCTGTTCCCTTCACACCCCCAAAGACAAAAAGGAAGATTTTGCCCGGCAGGTCAACAACCACTACCGGAAAGTCCTGGACCTGCTGGAAACGCTGATCAGCCAGGGGATAAAGACAGGCTATCTGCCCTCGGCAACGGACGGTCCGGCCATGGCCCTGGCCCTGCTCTCCCTGACCGAGGGTCATATCTACATGTCGATCCTGGAAGACCGCCTCTCCCTGGAGCGTGTCTACACCGGGATTTTCTTTCTGCTGTTTGACGCCCGGCAAAAAAACGGGTCAGGAAAAGCGAATTCGGGTGCGGCCAGTGCCGCACCATTATAA
- a CDS encoding ferredoxin-thioredoxin reductase catalytic domain-containing protein has translation MTPEKLYEQLQSVQEPKGYFFNNDRELVFDLLSALLTNKERYGYMCCPCRLASGDRENDRDILCPCGYREADVAEYGSCYCALYVSKEWNDGAVDRVYVPERRPAEKFAF, from the coding sequence ATGACACCGGAAAAGCTTTACGAGCAGCTTCAGTCGGTCCAGGAACCCAAAGGCTATTTTTTCAACAACGACCGGGAACTGGTGTTTGACCTGCTGTCGGCCCTGCTGACCAACAAGGAGCGCTACGGTTACATGTGCTGCCCCTGCCGGCTGGCATCCGGGGACCGGGAAAACGACAGGGACATTCTCTGCCCCTGCGGCTACCGGGAGGCGGACGTGGCCGAATACGGCAGCTGCTACTGCGCCCTTTATGTTTCAAAAGAGTGGAACGACGGCGCGGTTGACCGTGTCTATGTGCCGGAACGGCGGCCCGCGGAAAAGTTTGCGTTCTGA
- a CDS encoding glutaredoxin family protein, giving the protein MTQNDVMIYSLSTCSHCKSTKRLLNECSVAYDFVDVDLTTGDERKAILDDIKKINPNCTFPTIKINDRVIVGYKEQEIREALGIS; this is encoded by the coding sequence ATGACCCAAAACGATGTGATGATTTATTCCCTGAGCACATGCAGTCACTGCAAGTCCACCAAGCGGCTGCTCAATGAATGCAGCGTGGCCTATGATTTCGTGGATGTCGATCTGACCACCGGCGACGAGCGCAAGGCCATTCTGGATGATATCAAAAAGATCAACCCCAACTGCACCTTTCCCACCATCAAGATCAACGACAGGGTGATCGTGGGTTACAAGGAGCAGGAGATTCGGGAGGCGCTGGGCATTTCATGA
- a CDS encoding nitroreductase family protein, translated as MDFKDVVYGRRAVNFFDPDRDVPDALLREIVETAATAPSGFNIQPWSLMVLRSREEKLRLQQHAWKQEKVSEAPVTLIVLADMEGWKPGNRFAEKNFAEMVKAGAMTEDKREWFENACQTLYGASEARGVAFACKNTAFFAMNLMLAAKNKGVDTHPMDGFDLDAVHKEFAIPDNYWIPLLIAVGYFRGDKKLDPPKWRKTYDEIVVKF; from the coding sequence ATGGACTTTAAAGATGTCGTTTACGGCAGGCGGGCCGTCAATTTTTTTGACCCGGATCGCGATGTTCCCGATGCCCTGCTGCGGGAAATCGTTGAAACGGCGGCCACGGCGCCGTCCGGGTTCAACATTCAGCCCTGGAGCCTGATGGTGTTAAGAAGCCGGGAGGAAAAATTGCGGCTTCAGCAGCATGCGTGGAAACAGGAAAAGGTCAGCGAGGCCCCGGTGACCCTGATCGTGCTGGCCGACATGGAGGGGTGGAAGCCGGGCAACCGGTTTGCGGAAAAAAACTTTGCCGAAATGGTCAAGGCCGGGGCCATGACCGAAGACAAGCGGGAGTGGTTCGAGAACGCCTGCCAGACCCTGTACGGCGCCTCCGAGGCCCGGGGTGTGGCCTTTGCCTGCAAGAATACCGCCTTTTTTGCCATGAACCTGATGCTGGCCGCCAAAAACAAAGGCGTGGACACCCATCCCATGGACGGTTTCGACCTAGACGCGGTGCACAAGGAGTTTGCGATTCCGGACAACTACTGGATTCCCCTGCTGATCGCCGTGGGTTATTTCAGGGGCGACAAGAAGCTGGACCCGCCCAAGTGGCGCAAGACCTATGACGAGATTGTCGTGAAGTTCTAA
- a CDS encoding DUF6955 family protein produces MADCYINIFVDGDKESKLSEAGLAGEIKDVGGKKAIQVKASEKEQKKLVKGFPDLAFDDANACVLPETAENTVFDIICNAKTTDVMKMAIMKIYNPLAGKAPRSAQR; encoded by the coding sequence ATGGCGGACTGTTACATCAATATTTTTGTGGATGGTGATAAAGAGAGCAAACTCAGCGAAGCGGGCCTGGCCGGCGAAATAAAAGACGTGGGCGGCAAAAAGGCGATTCAGGTGAAGGCCAGCGAAAAAGAGCAGAAAAAACTGGTCAAGGGGTTTCCCGACCTGGCCTTTGATGATGCCAATGCCTGCGTTCTGCCCGAAACGGCTGAGAACACGGTGTTTGACATTATCTGCAACGCCAAGACCACCGATGTGATGAAAATGGCGATCATGAAGATTTACAACCCCCTGGCCGGCAAGGCCCCCCGTTCGGCCCAGCGGTAA
- a CDS encoding lysophospholipid acyltransferase family protein, translating to MKKRWKKFLYSWLLPYVALIVVKLLSLTFRVERIGEDREQALIKKDGGIIYASWHQRFFPGIAFFATRKPITIMISQSKDGEMAARVVAILGWLPVRGSSTRGGREALAEIKRLSGSGYKIGHIVDGPQGPFGVVKAGLLRIAQVSGKAIVPTITSAEKKWVLNSWDRFMVPKPFSRVKIRFGDPIYVPADLSEDAFEQKRLEVEKAMYALYEDTDRMWPQDRA from the coding sequence ATGAAAAAACGGTGGAAAAAATTTCTTTATTCCTGGCTGCTTCCCTATGTGGCCCTGATTGTGGTAAAGCTTCTTTCCCTGACCTTCCGGGTCGAGCGGATCGGCGAAGACCGGGAGCAGGCCCTTATAAAAAAGGACGGGGGCATCATCTACGCCTCCTGGCACCAGCGCTTTTTTCCGGGCATCGCCTTTTTCGCCACACGGAAACCCATCACCATTATGATCAGCCAGAGCAAGGACGGCGAAATGGCGGCCCGCGTCGTCGCCATTCTGGGCTGGCTCCCGGTGCGGGGGTCGTCCACCAGGGGAGGGAGAGAGGCCCTGGCTGAGATCAAGCGGCTGTCTGGCAGCGGGTACAAGATCGGCCATATCGTGGACGGCCCCCAGGGGCCCTTCGGCGTGGTCAAAGCCGGGCTGCTGCGCATCGCCCAGGTGTCGGGCAAGGCCATTGTGCCCACCATCACGTCGGCGGAAAAAAAGTGGGTGCTCAACAGCTGGGACCGGTTCATGGTGCCCAAGCCCTTTTCCCGGGTCAAGATTCGCTTCGGCGATCCCATTTATGTGCCGGCCGATCTTTCGGAAGATGCTTTTGAACAGAAGCGGCTGGAGGTGGAAAAGGCCATGTACGCGCTGTATGAAGATACGGACCGGATGTGGCCCCAGGACCGGGCGTGA
- a CDS encoding M48 family metalloprotease gives MKTHIPAPRQTLSRREFLQMSALASAGLILGCAINPVTGEKQLMLVSEEWEVQVDRQNAPHQFSADYGTIQDQAVNRYVQQVGANLVKNTHRPQMPYSFRCVNATYINAYAFPGGSIAATRGILLSLESEAELAALMGHELGHVNARHTAQQMSKGMVTQTLVGGVSAYIGTHGTAFGTVAEQLGMLGAGALLAGYSRDNEREADHLGLAYMTQSGYGTDGMVGLMAMLNSLHKGGTDAVSLLFSTHPMSQERYDTAVAEAGAEFAAAKSLPVHRERYMDSTASLRKIKPAIELFQKGEAAMARENFDAAETALQQGLKLAPADYAGLVIMAKCRLSQGKYAEALRFSETAGQVYPQEAQASHLSGFARIKLKQFEGAVANFTAYEKKLPGNPNTAFYRGYAYEGMNNRQKAAADYVAYLKQVNQGDQARYAYNRLVEWGVVKPAGQ, from the coding sequence ATGAAGACCCACATCCCTGCGCCCCGACAGACCCTCAGCCGACGGGAGTTCCTGCAGATGTCGGCCCTGGCTTCGGCCGGCCTGATTCTCGGGTGCGCCATCAACCCGGTAACCGGTGAAAAACAGCTCATGCTGGTGTCCGAGGAGTGGGAGGTCCAGGTGGACCGGCAGAACGCGCCCCACCAGTTTTCCGCCGACTACGGAACCATTCAGGACCAGGCGGTAAACCGCTATGTTCAGCAGGTCGGCGCAAACCTGGTGAAAAACACGCACCGGCCCCAGATGCCCTACTCCTTCCGGTGCGTCAATGCCACCTACATCAATGCCTACGCCTTTCCCGGCGGCAGCATCGCCGCCACCCGGGGCATTCTGCTCTCCCTGGAAAGCGAGGCCGAACTGGCCGCGCTGATGGGCCATGAGCTGGGCCATGTCAATGCCCGGCACACGGCTCAGCAGATGTCCAAGGGCATGGTGACCCAAACCCTGGTGGGCGGGGTCAGCGCGTACATCGGCACCCATGGCACGGCCTTCGGCACTGTGGCCGAACAGCTCGGCATGCTGGGCGCCGGCGCGCTTCTGGCCGGATACAGCCGCGACAATGAACGGGAGGCCGACCACCTGGGTCTGGCCTACATGACCCAAAGCGGATACGGCACCGACGGCATGGTCGGTCTCATGGCCATGCTCAATTCCCTTCACAAGGGCGGCACCGACGCGGTCTCCCTGCTGTTTTCCACCCACCCCATGAGCCAGGAGCGATACGATACAGCCGTGGCCGAGGCCGGCGCCGAATTTGCCGCCGCCAAAAGCCTGCCCGTTCACCGGGAGCGATACATGGACAGCACCGCGTCTTTACGCAAAATAAAACCGGCCATTGAGCTGTTTCAAAAAGGAGAAGCCGCCATGGCCAGGGAAAATTTTGATGCCGCTGAAACCGCGCTGCAGCAGGGCCTGAAGCTTGCCCCGGCCGACTATGCCGGCCTTGTGATCATGGCCAAATGCCGGCTCTCCCAGGGAAAATACGCAGAAGCCCTGCGCTTTTCGGAAACCGCGGGACAGGTCTATCCCCAGGAGGCCCAGGCCAGCCACCTGAGCGGTTTTGCCAGAATCAAGCTGAAACAGTTTGAGGGGGCGGTTGCCAATTTTACCGCCTATGAGAAAAAGCTGCCCGGCAACCCCAACACCGCTTTTTACAGGGGCTATGCCTACGAAGGGATGAACAACAGGCAGAAGGCCGCCGCCGATTACGTGGCCTATCTCAAACAGGTCAACCAGGGGGACCAGGCCCGGTACGCCTACAACCGCCTGGTGGAGTGGGGGGTTGTCAAACCGGCCGGCCAGTGA
- a CDS encoding AAA family ATPase, with translation MLPVDIFAYLSRKVMGQDEVLRQVAVSVYKHIHGIKWSNILLIGNSGTGKTTLMNAVGQFYRDHADLDRYQAMCVMNANTLVDEAGEVNLHRIFKDIEAGVRNRLGTDVTAEALKAHIENATVCLDEIDKISAQISGRTNVTGISIQQALLTILEGETLSIETSVVREGKTRRVRVPIDTGRMLFICGGAFEDLYSQVYALTEEGKDGRKLKETYIWDEARERPERKIIFSLKDYMRLDDLFEYGMVPQFISRFSAISVLENLERDVLKHILLNAADSPYTGAKQYFETLGIDLEISDDALELIAIHAEANTRIGARALREVFNRITADLQFDPFGSGKLIKKENKWLLALDKSDIEGYLAPVAA, from the coding sequence ATGCTGCCAGTCGATATTTTTGCCTATCTTTCCCGGAAAGTGATGGGCCAGGACGAGGTTCTCAGGCAGGTAGCGGTTTCGGTCTACAAGCACATTCACGGCATCAAGTGGAGCAACATTCTGCTGATCGGAAACAGCGGGACCGGCAAAACCACCCTGATGAATGCCGTTGGCCAGTTTTACCGGGATCACGCCGATCTGGATCGATACCAGGCCATGTGCGTGATGAATGCCAACACCCTGGTGGACGAGGCCGGTGAAGTCAATCTGCACCGGATATTCAAGGACATCGAGGCAGGGGTCCGCAACCGGCTGGGCACGGATGTCACGGCCGAGGCGTTGAAGGCCCATATTGAAAACGCCACGGTCTGCCTGGACGAGATCGACAAGATATCGGCACAGATTTCCGGCAGAACCAACGTGACCGGCATTTCCATTCAACAGGCCCTGCTTACCATTCTGGAAGGGGAGACCCTGTCCATTGAAACATCCGTGGTCCGAGAGGGAAAAACGCGGCGCGTCCGGGTTCCCATAGACACGGGCAGGATGCTGTTTATCTGCGGCGGCGCGTTCGAGGATCTTTACAGCCAGGTCTATGCCCTTACCGAGGAGGGAAAAGACGGCAGAAAATTAAAAGAGACCTATATCTGGGACGAGGCCAGGGAACGGCCGGAAAGAAAAATTATTTTCAGCCTGAAGGACTATATGCGGCTGGACGACCTGTTTGAATACGGCATGGTGCCCCAGTTCATATCCCGGTTCAGCGCCATCTCCGTTCTGGAAAACCTGGAAAGGGACGTGCTCAAGCACATTCTTTTAAACGCGGCCGATTCCCCCTACACCGGTGCAAAGCAGTATTTTGAGACCCTGGGCATTGACCTGGAGATCTCCGACGACGCCCTTGAGCTGATCGCCATCCATGCCGAGGCAAACACAAGAATCGGTGCAAGGGCCTTAAGAGAGGTGTTTAACCGGATCACGGCCGACCTTCAGTTTGACCCCTTTGGCTCAGGAAAGCTGATCAAAAAAGAGAACAAATGGCTGCTGGCCCTGGACAAAAGCGACATCGAAGGCTATCTGGCACCGGTGGCCGCGTAA
- a CDS encoding TetR/AcrR family transcriptional regulator — MKKPRSPEAIDAIKAVILDHALDIIVSQGLDDLTMRNLARRAKMTAPNLYNYYSGKDEIYLALVVKGFEMLHADLKAAYEGSGNIRKRAKAMLEAYLRFGMENSRYYDIMFVLPTPKYDDYKGTPFEALSETEYRLSMEIAAMAEKAIEKVYGRKVDKAVVTRRLIQVWSLVHGMVSLHNSQVAAYVAEDLPSIYRDSIDELIDLVERL; from the coding sequence ATGAAAAAGCCCCGCAGTCCTGAAGCGATCGACGCCATAAAAGCCGTCATTCTGGACCATGCCCTGGATATTATCGTGAGCCAGGGGCTGGATGACCTGACCATGCGCAACCTGGCCCGCCGCGCGAAGATGACGGCCCCGAACCTCTACAACTACTATTCGGGAAAAGACGAGATTTACCTTGCCCTGGTGGTCAAGGGGTTTGAAATGCTGCACGCGGACCTGAAGGCGGCTTACGAAGGCTCCGGCAACATCCGCAAGCGGGCAAAGGCCATGCTGGAGGCCTACCTGCGGTTCGGTATGGAAAATTCCCGTTACTACGACATCATGTTCGTGCTGCCCACGCCCAAGTACGATGACTATAAAGGCACGCCGTTTGAAGCCCTGTCCGAGACCGAGTACCGGCTCTCCATGGAGATCGCGGCCATGGCGGAAAAGGCCATTGAAAAGGTTTACGGCCGGAAGGTGGACAAGGCCGTTGTGACCCGCCGCCTGATCCAGGTCTGGAGCCTGGTCCACGGCATGGTGAGCCTGCACAACAGCCAGGTGGCCGCCTACGTGGCCGAAGACCTGCCGTCCATCTACCGCGACTCCATCGATGAGCTGATCGACCTGGTCGAACGACTGTAA
- a CDS encoding xylulokinase yields MAAEKFILAIDHGTSGVKTAIVSVAGRVVDAAFEKTGLHFLPNGGVEQDPEQWWEAVVATSARLMAGGKVNKKQIAAVSVSSTFSSTVAVDARGRALTNAITWMDTRGGPYVKKAMAGFPSFDGYGIFKALRWVAVTGGAPTLSGKDDIGHVLLVKNEFPEIYEQTHLFLPSKDFLNFRLTGKMAATFDSVHLFWVTDIRDINNIRYDDRLIRGFGIDREKLPPLVASTDILGPITDETADRMGLARGTPVVAGSPDHQSACIGSGAVEDFAGHLYIGTSSWVQCMVPFKKTDVLHSVASFPTAICGKYQAVNEQDIAGEALDFFVENFFFGPPGTSGRDIYQYVNQLAEQAPAGSGRLIFTPWLNGERTPVDNETIRGGLFNLSQTASTGHILRAVMEGVAYNNRWSLGYVEKFVGRKLETLNIIGGGAKSDLWCRIFADVMDRQVRRVKAPMMANARGAAFIAAVALGEIGFDDIPKLVPIDRVFDPRPENREIYDTLYAQFLKLYRAHKKICKTLNRNNP; encoded by the coding sequence ATGGCAGCGGAAAAATTCATACTGGCCATTGACCACGGCACATCCGGCGTAAAAACCGCCATTGTTTCGGTTGCCGGCCGGGTGGTGGATGCCGCCTTTGAAAAAACCGGCCTGCACTTTCTTCCCAACGGCGGGGTGGAGCAGGACCCGGAACAGTGGTGGGAAGCGGTGGTGGCCACCTCGGCCCGGCTGATGGCAGGCGGAAAGGTCAATAAAAAGCAGATCGCCGCGGTGTCGGTTTCCAGCACCTTTTCCTCCACCGTGGCCGTGGATGCAAGGGGCCGTGCCCTGACCAACGCCATCACCTGGATGGACACCCGGGGCGGGCCCTATGTCAAAAAGGCCATGGCCGGGTTTCCCAGCTTTGACGGCTACGGCATTTTCAAGGCCCTGCGATGGGTGGCCGTAACCGGGGGCGCGCCCACGCTGTCCGGCAAGGACGATATCGGCCACGTGCTGCTGGTGAAAAACGAGTTTCCCGAGATATACGAACAGACCCACCTTTTTTTGCCCAGCAAGGATTTTCTCAACTTCCGGCTTACCGGAAAAATGGCCGCCACCTTTGACTCGGTCCATCTTTTCTGGGTGACCGACATTCGGGATATTAACAACATCCGGTACGACGACCGGCTGATTCGCGGATTCGGCATCGACCGGGAAAAGCTGCCGCCCCTGGTGGCGTCCACCGATATCCTGGGGCCGATCACCGATGAAACCGCCGATCGGATGGGCCTTGCCAGGGGCACGCCCGTGGTGGCGGGCTCGCCGGACCACCAGAGCGCCTGCATCGGCTCCGGCGCGGTGGAGGATTTTGCCGGCCACCTGTACATCGGCACCTCTTCCTGGGTCCAGTGCATGGTGCCGTTTAAGAAGACTGACGTGCTTCACTCGGTGGCCTCTTTTCCCACGGCCATTTGCGGCAAATACCAGGCGGTAAACGAACAGGACATTGCCGGCGAGGCCTTGGACTTTTTTGTTGAAAACTTTTTTTTCGGCCCGCCCGGCACGTCGGGACGGGACATTTACCAGTATGTCAACCAGCTGGCCGAGCAGGCCCCGGCCGGCAGCGGCCGCCTGATCTTCACGCCCTGGCTCAACGGCGAGCGCACCCCGGTGGACAACGAAACCATTCGGGGCGGGCTGTTCAACCTCTCCCAGACCGCCTCCACCGGCCATATCCTTCGGGCCGTGATGGAGGGGGTGGCCTATAACAACCGCTGGAGCCTGGGATATGTGGAGAAGTTTGTCGGCCGGAAACTGGAGACGCTGAACATTATCGGCGGCGGCGCAAAGTCCGACCTGTGGTGCCGGATTTTTGCCGACGTGATGGACCGGCAGGTGCGCCGGGTCAAGGCCCCCATGATGGCCAACGCCCGGGGCGCGGCCTTTATCGCGGCCGTGGCCCTGGGAGAGATCGGGTTTGACGATATTCCCAAGCTGGTGCCCATTGACCGGGTGTTTGATCCCCGGCCGGAAAACCGGGAAATTTATGACACGCTCTACGCGCAGTTTTTGAAGCTTTACCGTGCCCATAAAAAAATCTGCAAAACGCTTAACCGGAACAACCCCTGA